In the Theobroma cacao cultivar B97-61/B2 chromosome 1, Criollo_cocoa_genome_V2, whole genome shotgun sequence genome, one interval contains:
- the LOC18614057 gene encoding probable membrane-associated kinase regulator 6: protein METSQPLAIESFSYSWLSDHKPSLDGLSEPHGVYYGGTPEEFDDEMVESNRFLTDQNFNFDAIAQSPAAFIHADELFTNGFIRPIYIHPSRRESCNTLDSIQTMPSSSFSSRTEIPTVRIKCRFLRRWRKSTWQILRNLFGHLRPSCHKGGCLRTSTRVDDIDRRTWKVKSWKSSPQASPLQSTACSMGDSCHLENSIYEAVLHCKRSIEK, encoded by the exons ATGGAAACCTCACAACCTCTAGCCATTGAGAGTTTTTCCTATAGTTGGTTATCTGACCATAAACCCTCCTTAGATGGCCTCAGTGAGCCCCATGGAGTATATTATGGAGGTACTCCAGAAGAATTCGACGATGAGATGGTAGAGTCAAATAGATTTCTGACAGACCAGAACTTCAATTTTGATGCTATTGCTCAAAGTCCTGCAGCTTTTATTCATGCTGATGAGCTTTTCACCAACGGCTTCATCAGACCCATCTATATTCATCCTTCGAGGAGAGAGTCCTGCAATACCTTAGATTCCATCCAAACAATGCCCagttcatcattttcttcaagAACTGAAATTCCAACAGTGAGGATTAAGTGCAGGTTCCTTAGAAGGTGGAGAAAATCAACGTGGCAAATCTTGAGAAATCTTTTTGGACATCTCAGACCTTCCTGCCATAAGGGAGGGTGCTTGAGAACAAGTACCAGGGTTGATGATATTGACAGGAGAACATGGAAAGTTAAGAGCTGGAAAAGTTCACCACAAGCATCTCCACTACAGAGTACAGCTTGTTCAATGGGTGATTCATGTCATCTTGAGAACTCAATTTATGAGGCTGTTCTCCACTGCAAAAGATCGATAG AAAAATGA